A window of Agrobacterium vitis genomic DNA:
GAAAAGATCATCACCGGACGCGGTACTTCGGATGACAAGGGACAGCTCCTGACCTTCATCGAGGCTCTACGCGCCTTCAAGGAAACCAAGGGCGGACTGCCGTTGCGTGTGACCATTCTCTTCGAAGGCGAGGAGGAATCGGGATCGCCGTCGCTTCAGCCTTTTCTCGAAGCCCATGCTCAGGAGTTGAAGGCTGATTTTGCCATGGTCTGCGACACCGGCATGTGGGACACGCAAACACCGGCGATCTGCGCCAGCCTGCGCGGTCTGGTTGGCGAGGAAATCACCATCAAGGCCGCCAGCCGTGACCTCCATTCGGGCGGATATGGTGGCGTCGCAGCCAATCCGTTGCATGTCCTGAGCGATGTCATGGCTGGCCTGCATGATGAAACCGGTGCCGTGACCCTGCCCGGCTTTTACGATGGTGTCGAAGAAACACCGCCCGATATCAAGGCCGTCTGGGCGGATCTGGAGAAGACCCAACCCGCGTTCCTAACGGATATCGGTCTTTCCGTACCCTCCGGCGAAAAGGGCCGTAGCGTTCTGGAATTGCTCTGGGCCCGCCCGACCGCCGAGATCAACGGCATGTCCGGCGGCTATACCGGCAAGGGTTTCAAGACCGTGATTGCTGCCGAGGCCATGGCCAAAGTATCCTTCCGTCTGGTAGGAAAACAGGACCCGCAAAAAATCCGCGACAGTTTTCGCGCCTATGTAACCTCAAAGTTACCTAGGGATTGCCGGGTTGAATTTCA
This region includes:
- a CDS encoding M20/M25/M40 family metallo-hydrolase, producing the protein MTDLETVLARVDDNLPSSLETLFDLVRIPSISTDPAYSPHCRKAADFLATYLTGLGFAASVRDTSGHPMVVGHHEGQTADCPHVLFYGHYDVQPVDPLNLWQNDPFDPAIRDGSTGEKIITGRGTSDDKGQLLTFIEALRAFKETKGGLPLRVTILFEGEEESGSPSLQPFLEAHAQELKADFAMVCDTGMWDTQTPAICASLRGLVGEEITIKAASRDLHSGGYGGVAANPLHVLSDVMAGLHDETGAVTLPGFYDGVEETPPDIKAVWADLEKTQPAFLTDIGLSVPSGEKGRSVLELLWARPTAEINGMSGGYTGKGFKTVIAAEAMAKVSFRLVGKQDPQKIRDSFRAYVTSKLPRDCRVEFQAEGASPAIQLPYDSPILATAKAALSQEWPKPAIVVGGGGSIPIVGSFQSMLGMDSLLVGFSLDDDCVHSPNEKYNLTSFHKGTRSWVRILHGLSDEAINRP